In the genome of Bradyrhizobium arachidis, one region contains:
- a CDS encoding outer membrane beta-barrel protein has translation MKKLSIAAIGFAALSMSAPALAADMAVKAPPPAPVVAVYNWTGFYIGANGGWGQSHGCADFITPAGAVGSGCADRSGGLAGGQIGYRWQTNQFVLGLEAQGDWAEIKNTRVSLIDPLISTTGKIDAIGLFTAQLGWAWNASLLYVKGGAAVTRNRFDIFNNVTGVGLASAGHTRWGGALGVGWEYGFSPNWSVGVEYDHLWMGRDNTTFAGVVTPGGFTLTGSGVTQDVDMVTLRLNYRFGGFGAPVAARY, from the coding sequence ATGAAAAAACTTTCGATCGCGGCGATCGGTTTCGCGGCGCTGAGCATGTCGGCTCCGGCCTTGGCGGCCGATATGGCCGTCAAGGCGCCGCCGCCCGCGCCGGTGGTGGCGGTTTACAACTGGACCGGGTTCTACATCGGCGCCAACGGAGGCTGGGGACAGAGTCACGGTTGCGCGGATTTCATAACGCCCGCGGGCGCCGTCGGAAGCGGTTGCGCCGATCGCTCCGGCGGCCTCGCCGGCGGGCAGATCGGGTATCGCTGGCAAACCAATCAGTTTGTGCTCGGCCTGGAAGCCCAGGGCGATTGGGCCGAGATCAAGAACACGCGCGTCAGCCTGATCGATCCGTTGATCTCGACCACGGGCAAGATCGACGCCATCGGGCTGTTCACGGCCCAACTCGGCTGGGCATGGAACGCCTCGCTGCTCTACGTGAAGGGCGGCGCCGCCGTGACGCGCAATCGCTTTGACATCTTCAACAATGTCACCGGCGTCGGCCTCGCCTCGGCAGGCCACACGCGCTGGGGCGGCGCGCTGGGTGTCGGTTGGGAATATGGATTCTCGCCGAACTGGTCGGTCGGCGTCGAGTACGACCATCTCTGGATGGGACGTGACAACACCACCTTCGCGGGGGTCGTGACGCCCGGCGGGTTCACCCTGACTGGCAGCGGGGTCACGCAGGATGTGGACATGGTCACGCTTCGGTTGAACTACCGCTTCGGCGGTTTCGGTGCGCCGGTCGCGGCGCGCTATTGA